One window of the Devosia sp. 2618 genome contains the following:
- a CDS encoding diguanylate cyclase, which produces MSVLSVVTRQIFSLSSLWLPNAALLALFVLRPDFRTILSWLAATAGYLLGDQFGGTPFLESLLLTSANLLGVAMGGTAIVRLGLDKRGLNRPMDAMALLAALVAAAAGSAAVGTIAGPFLFDMHPLAAAFFWFSSELSFYIAIVPTIMTLVPNTEWRLTSEAPHIGSNSGKISAFVVLFASLVSIHLWGHMGAMVFPVPALMLIAVQFAPPVALSVSSLVCVWMLLAVPMGFIPLSAPISGTDATASFRLGIAMVATTTIVVAAVNAAWARANARLEVLATRDMLSGLLNRRTFFEQARQLVQRARKEQDLAVLMIDIDHFKRVNDLNGHAAGDKVIAETGRMLISALPANAILGRLGGEEFAAIFPVRSKDQKSALHFADHVCQQARLMTIATVDGRVIHVAVSVGATVQPLATAIDDALATADTALYAAKQSGRDRVAFA; this is translated from the coding sequence TTGAGCGTCCTGTCGGTCGTGACCCGGCAGATTTTTTCGCTGTCCAGCCTGTGGCTGCCCAATGCCGCGCTACTGGCGCTGTTTGTGTTGCGCCCCGATTTCCGCACCATATTGAGCTGGCTGGCGGCAACTGCCGGCTATCTGCTGGGTGACCAGTTCGGCGGCACGCCATTCCTTGAAAGCCTGTTGCTGACCAGTGCGAACCTGCTCGGCGTTGCCATGGGTGGCACGGCGATCGTGCGGCTTGGTCTGGATAAGCGTGGGCTCAATCGCCCGATGGATGCGATGGCGTTGCTGGCGGCGCTGGTTGCCGCGGCAGCCGGGTCGGCCGCGGTTGGCACGATTGCGGGACCATTCCTATTTGACATGCATCCGCTGGCGGCGGCGTTCTTCTGGTTCAGCAGCGAACTGAGCTTTTATATCGCCATTGTCCCCACAATAATGACGCTGGTGCCCAATACCGAGTGGCGCCTGACCTCTGAGGCGCCGCATATCGGCAGCAATTCGGGTAAGATTTCGGCCTTTGTGGTGCTGTTTGCCTCGTTGGTGAGCATCCATCTGTGGGGTCACATGGGCGCCATGGTGTTCCCGGTGCCGGCGTTGATGTTGATTGCGGTACAGTTTGCGCCGCCGGTTGCGCTGTCCGTTTCCTCACTGGTCTGCGTCTGGATGCTGCTGGCCGTACCGATGGGCTTTATTCCATTGTCCGCACCGATCAGTGGCACCGATGCCACTGCGTCGTTCCGGCTGGGCATTGCCATGGTGGCCACGACGACCATTGTGGTGGCAGCGGTCAACGCCGCATGGGCGCGGGCGAATGCCCGGCTTGAGGTGCTGGCGACGCGCGACATGTTGAGCGGGCTGCTCAATCGTCGCACCTTCTTTGAACAGGCGCGCCAGCTCGTGCAGCGTGCTCGCAAGGAGCAGGACCTTGCGGTGCTGATGATCGACATCGATCACTTCAAGCGAGTCAACGACCTCAATGGCCACGCTGCCGGTGACAAGGTGATCGCCGAAACCGGCCGCATGCTGATATCCGCCCTACCCGCTAATGCGATTCTGGGGCGACTGGGCGGCGAGGAGTTTGCCGCGATCTTCCCGGTGCGTAGCAAGGACCAGAAATCGGCCCTGCATTTTGCCGACCATGTCTGCCAGCAGGCTCGACTTATGACCATCGCGACGGTGGACGGCAGGGTTATTCATGTGGCGGTGAGCGTTGGAGCTACGGTGCAGCCATTGGCGACAGCCATTGATGACGCACTGGCGACGGCCGATACCGCGCTTTATGCTGCAAAGCAGTCTGGCCGAGACCGCGTGGCCTTTGCCTAA
- a CDS encoding acyl carrier protein, with the protein MSDVADRVRKIVVEHLNVDAEKVVEKASFIDDLGADSLDQVELVMAFEEEFSVEIPDDAAEQIQTFGDAVSFLTKAVG; encoded by the coding sequence ATGAGCGATGTCGCTGATCGGGTCCGCAAAATCGTTGTGGAACACCTCAATGTGGACGCCGAGAAAGTTGTCGAAAAGGCATCCTTCATCGACGATCTGGGTGCAGACTCCCTCGACCAGGTTGAGCTGGTGATGGCATTCGAAGAAGAATTCTCGGTTGAGATTCCTGACGACGCTGCCGAGCAGATCCAGACTTTTGGTGATGCCGTTTCTTTCCTCACCAAGGCTGTCGGCTAA
- a CDS encoding replicative DNA helicase — MAEVARLHPTEDKSFRLAPHNVEAEQALLGALLLNNDAFYRVSDFLEPIHFYEPIHRDIYELAGKIIRAGKSADPTTIKTHLPDQLLPDVTMAQYLAKLAAEATTVINAADYGQAIYDTAIRRNLILVGEEMVSVAYDGDVEMTPNKQIEKVEGELFQLAEKGRYDGGFQNFSSALSASIQMAGEAYQRDGGLSGISTGLDDMDRQMGGLQRSDLIVLAGRPAMGKTSLVTNIAFNIAKAYASEVQADGNQKTTNGGIVGFFSLEMSSEQLATRILAEQAEVSSSDIRRGRIHDTQFSKLVDVSNMMSKLPLYIDDTGGISVAQLAARARRLKRQKGLDCVIVDYLQLLTGSSKGSSQNRVQELTEITTTLKALAKELEVPVIALSQLSRQVESRDDKHPQLADLRESGSIEQDADVVLFVYREEYYLKNKEPKEGTPEHMTWQGEMEQVHGKAEVIIAKQRHGPTGTVQLSFEAQFTRFGNLARADYLPERME, encoded by the coding sequence ATGGCAGAAGTAGCTCGGCTCCACCCGACTGAAGACAAGTCGTTTCGTCTGGCGCCCCACAACGTGGAGGCCGAACAGGCGCTGCTGGGCGCATTGCTGCTGAACAATGACGCGTTCTATCGCGTGTCGGACTTCCTTGAGCCGATCCACTTCTACGAGCCTATTCACCGCGATATCTACGAACTCGCTGGCAAGATCATCCGCGCCGGCAAGTCGGCTGATCCGACCACGATCAAGACCCACCTGCCCGACCAGCTGCTGCCTGACGTGACGATGGCGCAGTATCTGGCCAAGCTCGCTGCTGAAGCGACCACCGTGATCAACGCGGCCGACTATGGTCAGGCGATCTATGACACCGCGATTCGGCGGAACCTGATTCTCGTCGGCGAGGAGATGGTTTCGGTTGCCTATGACGGCGACGTCGAGATGACGCCGAACAAGCAGATCGAAAAGGTCGAAGGCGAGCTGTTCCAGCTGGCCGAAAAGGGGCGCTACGACGGCGGCTTCCAGAACTTTTCGAGCGCGCTGAGCGCCTCGATACAGATGGCCGGCGAAGCCTATCAGCGTGACGGTGGCCTTTCGGGCATTTCGACCGGGTTGGACGACATGGACCGCCAGATGGGCGGTTTGCAGCGTTCGGACTTGATCGTGCTGGCCGGACGCCCCGCCATGGGCAAGACCTCGCTGGTGACCAATATAGCCTTCAACATCGCCAAGGCCTATGCCAGCGAAGTGCAGGCCGACGGCAATCAGAAGACCACCAATGGCGGCATTGTCGGCTTTTTCAGCCTTGAAATGAGTTCGGAGCAGCTGGCCACGCGTATTCTGGCTGAACAAGCCGAAGTGTCATCGTCGGACATTCGCCGTGGCCGTATCCACGACACCCAGTTTTCCAAGCTCGTCGACGTTTCCAACATGATGAGCAAGTTGCCGCTCTATATCGACGATACCGGCGGCATCTCGGTGGCCCAGCTTGCTGCGCGCGCCCGCCGCCTCAAGCGCCAGAAGGGGCTCGACTGCGTTATCGTCGACTATTTGCAGCTGCTGACCGGCTCGTCGAAGGGGTCGAGCCAGAACCGCGTGCAGGAACTGACCGAAATTACGACGACGCTAAAGGCCCTCGCCAAGGAGCTGGAAGTTCCGGTTATCGCGCTCAGCCAGCTGTCGCGTCAGGTGGAATCGCGCGACGACAAGCATCCGCAACTGGCGGATTTGCGCGAATCGGGTTCTATCGAGCAAGACGCCGACGTGGTGCTGTTCGTTTATCGCGAAGAGTACTACCTCAAAAACAAAGAGCCCAAAGAGGGCACGCCAGAACACATGACCTGGCAAGGGGAAATGGAACAGGTGCACGGCAAAGCCGAAGTCATCATCGCCAAGCAGCGTCACGGCCCAACCGGCACCGTGCAGCTGAGCTTTGAGGCGCAGTTCACGCGCTTTGGCAACCTGGCGCGTGCCGATTACCTGCCCGAGCGCATGGAATAA
- the fabG gene encoding 3-oxoacyl-[acyl-carrier-protein] reductase: protein MFDLTGKRALVTGASGGIGREIAKALAAAGATVALSGTRVGALEDTAREIGKDSPILPCNLSKLDDVDKLVPAAEAALGGLDILVNNAGMTRDNLFMRMKDEEWDEVIAVNLTAAFHLNRAVLRGMMKQRYGRIIGISSVVGVTGNPGQGNYAASKAGLIGMNKALAHEVASRNITVNSIAPGFIASAMTDELNDKQRESILSSIPANRLGTAQEVAACAVFLSSEGAAYITGQTINVNGGMAMI, encoded by the coding sequence ATGTTTGATCTTACTGGCAAACGCGCGCTTGTGACTGGCGCCAGCGGCGGCATCGGTCGCGAAATCGCCAAGGCACTGGCAGCTGCCGGCGCCACCGTCGCACTCAGCGGCACCCGCGTTGGTGCGCTCGAAGACACCGCCAGGGAAATCGGCAAGGACAGCCCGATTCTGCCCTGCAACCTCTCTAAGCTCGACGACGTCGACAAGCTGGTGCCTGCCGCAGAAGCCGCCCTCGGCGGCCTCGACATTCTGGTCAACAATGCCGGCATGACGCGCGACAATCTCTTCATGCGCATGAAGGATGAAGAGTGGGACGAGGTCATTGCGGTCAACCTGACCGCCGCTTTCCACCTCAACCGCGCCGTGCTGCGTGGAATGATGAAGCAGCGCTATGGCCGCATCATCGGCATTTCCTCGGTCGTTGGCGTCACCGGCAATCCGGGGCAGGGCAACTACGCCGCCTCCAAGGCCGGCCTGATCGGCATGAACAAGGCACTGGCCCACGAAGTCGCCAGCCGCAATATTACGGTCAATTCCATCGCCCCCGGCTTCATTGCTTCGGCCATGACCGATGAGCTCAATGACAAGCAGCGCGAGTCGATCTTGTCGTCGATTCCAGCCAATAGACTTGGTACTGCACAGGAAGTTGCTGCCTGCGCCGTTTTTCTTTCGAGCGAGGGCGCAGCCTACATCACGGGCCAGACGATTAACGTCAATGGCGGCATGGCAATGATCTAA
- the rpsR gene encoding 30S ribosomal protein S18, giving the protein MKDLTTAQARRPFQRRRKTCPFSGEGAPKIDYKDVRLLSRYVSERGKIVPSRITAVSAKKQRELAQAIKRARFIGIMPYAVQ; this is encoded by the coding sequence ATCAAAGACCTTACAACCGCCCAGGCCCGTCGTCCCTTCCAGCGCCGTCGCAAGACCTGCCCGTTCTCGGGTGAAGGCGCGCCAAAGATCGACTACAAGGACGTCCGTCTGCTGTCCCGCTACGTTTCCGAGCGCGGCAAGATCGTCCCAAGCCGCATCACGGCCGTTTCGGCCAAGAAGCAGCGTGAACTGGCTCAGGCCATCAAGCGCGCCCGCTTCATCGGCATCATGCCCTACGCCGTTCAGTAA
- the mltG gene encoding endolytic transglycosylase MltG, with translation MNDRKARRRRRSSNGFVDILNGFLTLLVIGLVVVGGGFFFIASQYYGDGPFAEPKTFRVESGSSLSTTANRLEEQGLISNALIFSQFGSRVERNTIIKAGDFNIPAGASMSDILQELTEGNPIRYAVTIPEGWTSWEAIQRLNGDNNLVGEITALPAEGSILPGSYDYIPGDTRQSVLDKMQTAMSTELAAVWAGREADLPIKTPEELVVLASIVEKETGVATERPQVAAVFVNRLRVGMRLQSDPTIIYGITKGQTTLGRGIRRSEIEAKTPYNTYQINGLPPTPIANPGIDALKAVANPDTHDYIYFVAKGATPREGHVFAETYAEHQQNVAQYRRIAAEAAAAAESEAEAARQALEAEQAAEQPAQP, from the coding sequence ATGAATGATCGCAAAGCCCGGCGCCGCCGCCGTTCAAGCAACGGATTCGTCGATATTCTGAACGGGTTCCTGACCCTTTTGGTCATCGGTCTCGTGGTCGTCGGCGGTGGCTTCTTCTTCATCGCCTCGCAATATTACGGCGACGGTCCGTTCGCCGAACCCAAGACGTTCCGCGTCGAATCGGGCAGCTCGCTCAGCACCACGGCCAATCGGCTTGAGGAGCAGGGCCTGATCAGCAATGCGCTGATTTTCAGCCAGTTCGGCAGCCGCGTCGAGCGCAACACCATCATCAAGGCTGGCGATTTCAACATCCCCGCCGGCGCCAGTATGTCCGACATCCTGCAGGAACTGACTGAAGGCAATCCGATCCGCTATGCGGTGACGATCCCTGAAGGCTGGACCTCCTGGGAAGCCATTCAGCGCCTCAACGGCGACAACAATCTCGTCGGTGAAATCACGGCGCTTCCCGCCGAAGGCTCGATCCTGCCGGGCAGCTACGACTACATTCCGGGCGATACGCGTCAGTCGGTTCTCGACAAGATGCAGACCGCCATGTCGACCGAACTGGCCGCCGTCTGGGCTGGCCGCGAGGCTGACCTGCCGATCAAGACGCCAGAAGAGCTGGTCGTGCTGGCCTCCATCGTCGAGAAGGAAACCGGCGTTGCCACCGAGCGTCCGCAGGTCGCGGCAGTGTTCGTCAATCGCCTCCGCGTAGGCATGCGCCTGCAGTCCGATCCGACCATCATCTATGGCATCACCAAGGGTCAGACGACACTCGGCCGCGGCATCCGTCGCTCCGAAATCGAGGCCAAGACGCCCTACAACACCTATCAGATCAATGGCCTGCCACCGACGCCGATTGCCAATCCCGGCATTGACGCGCTCAAGGCCGTCGCCAACCCGGACACCCACGACTACATCTACTTCGTGGCCAAGGGCGCAACGCCACGCGAGGGCCACGTCTTCGCCGAGACCTATGCCGAGCATCAGCAGAACGTGGCGCAATACCGACGCATAGCCGCCGAGGCCGCAGCCGCCGCTGAATCGGAAGCGGAAGCCGCGCGTCAGGCGCTGGAGGCAGAACAGGCCGCCGAACAGCCTGCTCAACCGTGA
- the fabF gene encoding beta-ketoacyl-ACP synthase II: MELRRVVVTGLGLVTPLGCGVEATWANILAGKSGARRINEFQVDDIACQIAHRLPLGDYADGKYNPDEWMDTKEQRKVDDFIVYAMAAATQAIQDAGVEPKTQEEQERTGVLIGSGIGGIGGIYDASITLHEKGPRRISPFFIPGRLINLASGYVSIRFGLKGPNHSVVTACSTGAHAIGDAARLIAFGDADVMVAGGAESCVNRLALAGFAAARALSTGFNDNPEAASRPYDKDRDGFVMGEGAGIVVLEDYERAKARGAKIYGEVIGYGLSGDAYHITAPSPDGDGGFRAMSAAVKRAGISASDIDYINAHGTSTPLGDEIELGAVTRVLGESASKSVMSSTKSAIGHLLGAAGSVEAIFCLLAMRDSVAPPTLNLDNPSVETVINLVPKTAFKKEINVALSNSFGFGGTNATLVMRKVS, from the coding sequence ATGGAATTACGCCGCGTTGTCGTCACCGGGCTGGGCCTCGTAACCCCTCTCGGCTGCGGAGTTGAAGCCACTTGGGCCAATATTTTGGCCGGCAAGAGTGGCGCTAGACGTATCAACGAATTCCAGGTCGATGATATTGCGTGCCAAATTGCTCATCGCTTGCCGCTCGGCGACTATGCCGACGGCAAATACAATCCCGATGAGTGGATGGACACCAAGGAACAGCGCAAGGTTGACGACTTCATCGTTTACGCGATGGCAGCCGCAACCCAAGCTATCCAGGACGCGGGTGTTGAGCCCAAGACCCAGGAAGAGCAGGAACGCACAGGCGTTCTGATCGGCTCTGGTATCGGCGGCATTGGCGGCATCTACGATGCCTCCATTACGCTGCACGAAAAGGGTCCGCGCCGTATCAGCCCGTTCTTCATTCCGGGCCGCCTGATCAACCTCGCCTCGGGTTACGTATCGATTCGTTTTGGCCTTAAAGGCCCGAACCATTCGGTCGTGACCGCATGTTCGACAGGTGCGCACGCCATTGGCGACGCGGCCCGTCTGATTGCCTTTGGCGATGCTGATGTCATGGTCGCCGGTGGTGCGGAAAGCTGCGTCAACCGCCTGGCTCTGGCCGGGTTTGCCGCTGCTCGCGCGCTATCCACCGGCTTCAACGACAATCCAGAAGCGGCCTCGCGTCCTTACGACAAGGACCGTGATGGTTTCGTGATGGGTGAGGGCGCCGGCATCGTGGTTCTTGAGGACTACGAGCGTGCCAAGGCCCGTGGCGCCAAGATTTATGGCGAAGTGATCGGTTATGGCCTCTCCGGCGATGCCTATCACATCACCGCACCGTCGCCCGATGGCGATGGTGGCTTCCGCGCCATGAGCGCGGCAGTAAAGCGCGCTGGCATCAGCGCGTCCGACATCGATTACATCAACGCCCATGGCACATCGACGCCACTGGGTGATGAGATCGAGCTGGGCGCCGTGACCCGCGTGCTGGGCGAATCGGCTTCAAAGTCCGTGATGAGCTCAACAAAATCGGCCATCGGCCACCTTCTGGGTGCTGCCGGTTCGGTCGAAGCAATCTTCTGTCTGCTGGCGATGCGGGACAGCGTGGCTCCGCCAACGCTCAATCTCGACAATCCATCGGTCGAAACGGTGATCAATCTTGTGCCCAAGACGGCGTTCAAGAAGGAAATCAACGTGGCACTGTCCAACAGCTTCGGCTTTGGCGGTACCAATGCGACCCTGGTGATGCGCAAGGTCAGCTGA
- a CDS encoding YicC/YloC family endoribonuclease, whose protein sequence is MSQPLASMTGYARASGAVAGASFVCEVKSVNGRGLDVRLRLASGMDALESDIRQLIAKTLSRGSVTFNLNIERDGAGGELLINQQALDTVLAAIEILKTRIDAASPTLDGILGLKGVLEQRDRPMSATAEDGLSAAILDGASQALVDLVLSRRQEGGQIATVLLDRLDEIEALVARAEVHPSRSRDTILARLQQQVADLSTDASVPQDRLAQEALLLATKADIREELDRLTAHIASARQLIRGGGAVGRRLDFLAQEFNREANTLCSKSNAVELTAIGLDLKAAIDQLREQVQNIE, encoded by the coding sequence GTGAGCCAGCCTCTCGCCAGCATGACCGGTTACGCGCGCGCCTCCGGCGCGGTCGCGGGCGCGTCCTTCGTCTGTGAAGTCAAATCGGTCAACGGGCGCGGCCTTGACGTGCGCCTGCGCCTGGCGTCGGGCATGGATGCGCTCGAAAGCGACATCCGCCAACTGATCGCCAAGACGCTGTCGCGCGGCTCGGTCACCTTCAACCTCAATATCGAGCGCGACGGAGCAGGGGGCGAACTGCTGATCAATCAGCAGGCACTGGACACCGTCCTCGCCGCCATCGAAATCCTCAAGACCCGCATCGACGCCGCCTCGCCAACGCTGGACGGTATCCTCGGCCTCAAGGGCGTGCTGGAACAGCGCGACCGTCCGATGTCGGCAACCGCCGAAGATGGCTTGAGCGCTGCCATCCTCGATGGCGCCTCGCAGGCTCTGGTCGATCTGGTTCTGTCGCGCCGCCAGGAAGGCGGCCAGATCGCCACTGTCCTGCTCGACCGTCTCGACGAGATCGAAGCACTGGTCGCCCGCGCCGAAGTCCATCCTTCCCGCAGCCGCGACACCATTCTGGCGCGCCTGCAGCAGCAGGTTGCTGATCTGTCGACCGATGCCAGCGTGCCGCAAGACCGTCTGGCGCAGGAAGCCCTGCTGCTGGCGACCAAGGCCGACATCCGCGAAGAGCTCGATCGCCTCACCGCCCACATCGCTTCCGCGCGCCAACTCATCCGTGGCGGCGGCGCTGTCGGTCGTCGGCTTGATTTCCTGGCTCAGGAATTCAACCGCGAAGCCAATACCTTGTGCAGTAAATCCAATGCAGTGGAGCTGACCGCCATTGGCCTTGACCTCAAGGCGGCGATAGATCAACTACGCGAGCAGGTACAGAACATCGAATAG
- the alr gene encoding alanine racemase: MALTSGLGGQLSIDLGALARNWRALDKVSAGALTAAVVKADAYGTGITTASKALHAAGARFFFVATPDEGIAVRAAVPDAHIFVLNGLYPGAANLYIRQNLMPVLASMPMLEEWLAKCVERNEAYPSAFHFDTGINRLGFRLNEASVVRERIQALGYAPQMVMSHLACADQPNHEKNRTQLALFGSVMNQFPGIPASLSNSAGLMTGRDYHFQMVRPGIALYGGRAVNGRKNPMAPVVTLHVPILQVTEARTGETVGYGGTYSLSRNSRLAIISHGYADGFFRSLSASNARPGGKVAIRNKICPVIGRISMDQSVVDITELGSDIPSPGEGAEVLGDMIGIDDQADAAGTIGYEVLTSLKGRYSRNYIGDGNLPQE, from the coding sequence ATGGCGTTGACGTCTGGTCTCGGGGGGCAACTCAGCATCGATCTAGGGGCATTGGCCCGCAACTGGCGCGCACTGGACAAGGTGAGCGCCGGAGCGTTGACGGCTGCCGTGGTGAAAGCCGACGCCTATGGCACCGGCATCACGACCGCCAGCAAGGCCCTGCATGCCGCTGGCGCGCGCTTCTTTTTCGTGGCGACGCCCGATGAAGGCATCGCGGTGCGCGCGGCGGTACCCGATGCGCATATCTTTGTGCTGAACGGGCTCTATCCGGGCGCGGCCAATCTCTACATTCGGCAGAACCTGATGCCCGTTCTGGCGTCGATGCCGATGCTGGAAGAATGGCTGGCCAAATGCGTCGAGCGCAACGAGGCCTATCCGTCCGCCTTCCATTTCGACACCGGCATTAACCGGCTGGGCTTTCGGCTCAATGAAGCCAGCGTTGTGCGTGAGCGTATCCAGGCGCTGGGCTATGCGCCGCAGATGGTAATGAGCCATCTGGCCTGTGCCGACCAGCCGAACCACGAAAAGAACCGCACCCAGCTGGCGCTGTTTGGCTCGGTGATGAACCAGTTCCCCGGCATTCCGGCGTCGCTGTCGAACTCGGCGGGCCTGATGACCGGTCGCGACTATCATTTCCAGATGGTGCGCCCCGGCATTGCGCTCTATGGCGGTCGGGCGGTGAACGGCCGCAAGAACCCGATGGCACCCGTGGTGACGCTGCATGTGCCGATCCTGCAGGTGACCGAAGCGCGCACCGGCGAGACCGTGGGCTATGGCGGCACCTATTCGCTGTCGCGCAACAGCCGGCTGGCGATCATCAGCCACGGTTATGCCGATGGCTTTTTCCGCTCGCTGTCGGCCAGCAATGCGCGGCCGGGCGGCAAGGTGGCGATCCGCAACAAGATCTGCCCGGTGATCGGGCGCATTTCTATGGACCAGTCGGTGGTCGATATCACCGAACTCGGCTCCGACATTCCGAGCCCGGGCGAAGGCGCCGAAGTGCTGGGCGACATGATCGGGATCGACGATCAGGCCGATGCCGCCGGCACCATCGGCTATGAGGTACTGACCTCACTCAAAGGCCGCTACAGCCGCAACTATATCGGCGACGGCAACCTGCCCCAGGAATGA
- the fabD gene encoding ACP S-malonyltransferase: protein MTKRAFTFPGQGSQAVGMGKDLAATYPEARAVFQEVDEALGQRLSAIMFEGPDDILRLTENAQPALMAVSLAVIRVLESKGVRLADHAAYVAGHSLGEYSALCAAGTFSLADTARLLKTRGQAMQKAVPVGHGAMAALLGLDLETAREVAAEAAQGEVCDVANDNAPGQVVVSGAIAAIERAVEIAKTKGAKRALLLPVSAPFHCSLMQPAADAMAAALAEVTVNAPVVPLVANVLATPISDPDEIRRRLVEQVTGVVRWTETVTWLTGEGGVTHLAELGTGKVLTGLAKRINGEAVATAVSSPADIDAFAAELSA from the coding sequence ATGACCAAGCGCGCATTCACGTTTCCGGGGCAGGGCAGCCAGGCTGTCGGCATGGGCAAGGATTTGGCCGCGACCTATCCAGAAGCCCGCGCAGTCTTCCAGGAAGTCGATGAAGCCCTGGGACAGCGCCTGTCCGCAATCATGTTCGAAGGCCCGGACGATATCCTGCGCCTCACTGAAAACGCACAGCCAGCACTGATGGCCGTCAGCCTCGCCGTTATCCGCGTGCTCGAATCAAAGGGCGTTCGCCTTGCCGATCACGCCGCCTATGTGGCTGGCCACTCGCTTGGCGAATATTCCGCCCTCTGCGCCGCTGGTACATTTTCGCTCGCCGATACCGCCCGTCTGCTCAAGACGCGTGGTCAGGCCATGCAGAAGGCCGTTCCGGTTGGTCACGGCGCCATGGCAGCTCTGCTCGGTCTCGACCTCGAAACCGCCCGCGAAGTCGCTGCCGAAGCCGCACAGGGCGAAGTCTGCGACGTCGCCAACGATAACGCGCCCGGTCAGGTCGTTGTGTCCGGCGCCATTGCTGCCATCGAACGCGCTGTTGAAATCGCCAAGACCAAGGGCGCCAAGCGCGCTCTGCTGCTGCCCGTCAGCGCACCCTTCCATTGCTCGCTGATGCAGCCCGCTGCCGATGCCATGGCTGCTGCTCTGGCCGAAGTCACCGTCAACGCGCCCGTCGTGCCACTGGTGGCCAACGTGCTCGCGACCCCAATTTCCGACCCGGACGAGATTCGTCGTCGCCTCGTCGAACAGGTGACTGGCGTGGTCCGCTGGACCGAGACCGTCACCTGGCTCACCGGCGAAGGTGGCGTGACCCATCTGGCCGAACTCGGCACCGGCAAGGTCCTGACTGGCCTTGCCAAGCGCATCAACGGCGAAGCTGTGGCAACCGCCGTTTCCTCGCCTGCCGACATCGACGCTTTCGCCGCGGAACTCTCGGCTTAA
- the rpsF gene encoding 30S ribosomal protein S6 — MALYEHIYLARQDVSQQQVEELTAALTEVLAQGGGKVTKNEYWGLKGLSYRIRKNRKAHYTLLNLEASPAAVAEMERQMRINEDILRFMTVRVDELEEGPSAMMQKRDRDDRDGGDRGGRPGGGFGGERRPRRF, encoded by the coding sequence ATGGCCCTCTACGAACATATCTACCTGGCTCGCCAGGACGTTTCCCAGCAGCAGGTTGAAGAACTCACCGCTGCGCTGACCGAAGTCCTCGCCCAGGGCGGCGGCAAGGTCACCAAGAACGAATACTGGGGCCTCAAGGGTCTCTCCTACCGCATCCGTAAGAACCGCAAGGCTCACTACACCCTGCTGAACCTTGAAGCATCGCCAGCGGCGGTTGCTGAAATGGAACGCCAGATGCGCATCAATGAAGACATCCTGCGCTTCATGACCGTGCGCGTTGACGAGCTCGAAGAAGGCCCGTCGGCAATGATGCAGAAGCGCGATCGTGACGATCGTGATGGCGGCGACCGCGGTGGCCGTCCTGGTGGTGGCTTCGGCGGCGAACGCCGTCCGCGCCGTTTCTAA
- the rplI gene encoding 50S ribosomal protein L9 — translation MKVILLERVGRTGSIGEEVTVKDGFARNFLLPQGKALRATAANRLKFEGERANIEKRNEDRRNAAAGIAEGLNGKTVVIIRQAGETGQLYGSVASRDIVEALAADGFTVQRSQVDLADPIKSVGVHTVPLNLHAEVAVTISVNVARSEDEATRQSAGEDVTVTVYEDDEEGDFAAGQKDAQQDDRFDDEL, via the coding sequence ATGAAAGTTATTCTGCTCGAGCGCGTTGGTCGCACCGGCTCCATCGGCGAAGAAGTCACCGTAAAGGACGGCTTTGCCCGTAACTTCCTGCTGCCACAGGGCAAGGCGCTCCGCGCTACTGCCGCTAACCGCCTGAAGTTCGAAGGCGAACGCGCCAACATCGAAAAGCGCAATGAAGACCGTCGCAACGCCGCTGCCGGCATTGCTGAAGGCCTCAATGGCAAGACCGTCGTCATCATCCGTCAGGCTGGTGAAACCGGTCAGCTGTACGGCTCGGTTGCATCGCGCGACATCGTGGAAGCCCTCGCCGCTGACGGTTTCACCGTCCAGCGCTCGCAGGTCGACCTTGCCGACCCAATCAAGTCGGTTGGCGTGCACACCGTGCCGCTGAACCTGCATGCTGAAGTCGCTGTCACCATCTCGGTCAACGTTGCCCGTTCGGAAGACGAAGCCACCCGCCAGTCGGCTGGTGAAGACGTCACCGTCACTGTTTACGAAGACGACGAAGAAGGCGATTTCGCTGCCGGCCAGAAGGACGCGCAGCAGGACGACCGTTTCGACGACGAGCTCTAA